A window of the Equus przewalskii isolate Varuska chromosome 10, EquPr2, whole genome shotgun sequence genome harbors these coding sequences:
- the KDM6B gene encoding lysine-specific demethylase 6B isoform X3, with the protein MHRAVDPPGARAAREAFALGGLSCAGAWSSCPPHPPPRSAWLPGGRCSASIGQPPLSAPLPPSHGSSSGHPNKPYYAPGTPTPRPLHGKLESLHGCVQALLREPAQPGLWEQLGQLYESEHDSEEAIRCYHSALRYGGSLAELGPRIGRLQQAQLWNFHAGSCQHRAKVLPPLEQVWNLLHLEHKRNYGAKRGGPPVKRAAEPPVVQPVPPAALSGPSGEEGLSPGGKRRRGCNSEQLTKPGLWSTLHGDAWGPERKGSAPPERQEQRHSLPHPYPYPAPAYVAHPPGHRLVPAAPLGPGPRPPGAESHGCPPATRPPGSDLRESRVQRSRMDSSVSPAATTACVPYAPSRPPCLPGTTTSSSSSSSNTGLRGVEPNPGMPGAEHYQTPALEVSSHQARLGPSAHSSRKPFLAGPAATPHLSLPPGPPSPPLPPCPRLLRPPPPPAWLKGPACRAAREDGEILEELFFGAEGRPRPPPLPLPHREGFLGPPAPRFSVGTQDSHTPPTPPTTSSSSNNGSHSSSPTGPVSFPPPPYLARSMDPHPRPPSPTLSPQDPPLAPLTLALPPAPPSSCHQNTSGSFRRPESPRPRVSFPKTPEVGPGPSPGPLNKAPQPVPPRVGELPARGPRLFDFPSTPLEDQFEEPAEFKILPDGLANIMKMLDESIRKEEEQQQQEAGVVPPPPLKEPFASLQPPFPTDTATTTTAATVTTTTATQEEEKKPPPALPPPPPLAKFPPPPQPQPQPPPPPLPPPASPASLLKSLASVLEGQKYCYRGTGAAVSTRPGPLPATQYSPGPPSGATAPPPTSAAPSAQGSPQPSASSSSQFSTSGGPWARERRAGEEPVPGPMTPTPPPPPLPLPPARSESEVLEEISRACETLVERVGRSATDPVDTADPVDSGTERLPPPTKEESGGVVAAAGQGSSKRRQKEHQKEHRRHRRACKDSVGRRPREGRAKAKAKAPKEKSRRVLGNLDLQSEEIQGREKARPDLGGASKAKPPTAPAPPPAPATSGQPTPPSAPVPGKKAREEAPGPPGVSRADMLKLRSLSEGPPKELKIRLIKVESGDKETFIASEVEERRLRMADLTISHCAADVVRASKNAKVKGKFRESYLSPAQSVKPKINTEEKLPREKLNPPTPSIYLESKRDAFSPVLLQFCTDPRNPITVIRGLAGSLRLNLGLFSTKTLVEASGEHTVEVRTQVQQPSDENWDLTGTRQIWPCESSRSHTTIAKYAQYQASSFQESLQEEKESEDEESEEPDSTTGTPPSSSSTPDPKNHHIIKFGTNIDLSDAKRWKPQLQELLKLPAFMRVTSTGNMLSHVGHTILGMNTVQLYMKVPGSRTPGHQENNNFCSVNINIGPGDCEWFAVHEHYWETISAFCDRHGVDYLTGSWWPILDDLYASNIPVYRFVQRPGDLVWINAGTVHWVQATGWCNNIAWNVGPLTAYQYQLALERYEWNEVKNVKSIVPMIHVSWNVARTVKISDPDLFKMIKFCLLQSMKHCQVQRESLVRAGKKIAYQGRVKDEPAYYCNECDVEVFNILFVTSENGSRNTYLVHCEACARRRSAGLQGVVVLEQYRTEELAQAYDAFTLVSAAGRQAGAHRSGGAGRRAQGAGLGRGVGRPAPAAEPPPALSPQAPASTSR; encoded by the exons ATGCATCGGGCAGTGGACCCTCCAGGGGCCCGCGCTGCACGGGAAGCCTTTGCCCTTGGGGGCTTGAGCTGTGCTGGGGCCTGGAGCTCCTGCCCGCCCCATCCCCCTCCTCGTAGCGCATGGCTGCCCGGAGGCAG GTGCTCTGCCAGCATCGGGCAGCCCCCACTCTCTGCTCCTCTACCCCCTTCACACGGCAGTAGCTCTGGGCACCCCAACAAACCATATTATGCTCCAGG GACACCCACCCCAAGACCCCTCCATGGGAAGCTGGAATCCTTGCATGGCTGTGTACAGGCATTGCTTCGGGAGCCAGCCCAGCCAGGGCTGTGGGAGCAGCTTGGGCAGCTGTACGAGTCAGAGCACGACAGCGAGGAGGCCATACGATGCTACCACAGCGCCCTTCGATATGGAGGAAGCTTGGCTGAGCTGGGGCCCCGCATCGGCCGACTACAGCAG gctcAGCTCTGGAACTTTCATGCCGGCTCCTGCCAGCACCGAGCCAAGGTCCTGCCCCCCCTGGAGCAAGTGTGGAACTTGCTGCACCTTgag caCAAGCGGAACTACGGGGCCAAGCGGGGGGGTCCTCCAGTGAAGCGAGCTGCTGAACCCCCAGTAGTACAGCCTGTGCCTCCTGCAGCACTCTCAGGCCCCTCAGGGGAGGAGGGCCTCAGCCCTGGAGGCAAGCGCAGGAGAGGCTGCAACTCTGAGCAG CTGACCAAGCCAGGGCTGTGGAGTACCCTACATGGAGATGCCTGGGGCCCCGAGCGCAAGGGTTCAGCACCCCCAGAGCGCCAG GAGCAGCGGCACTCGCTGCCTCACCCATATCCATACCCAGCTCCGGCCTATGTCGCGCACCCCCCGGGCCACCGGCTGGTCCCGGCTGCACCCCTAGGCCCAGGCCCCCGCCCCCCAGGAGCAGAGAGCCATGGCTGCCCGCCTGCCACCCGTCCCCCCGGAAGTGACCTTAGAGAGAGCAGAGTTCAGAGGTCGCGGATGGACTCCAGCGTTTCACCAGCAGCAACCACCGCCTGCGTGCCTTACGCCCCTTCCCGGCCCCCCTGCCTCCCCggcaccaccaccagcagcagtagcagcagcagcaacactgGTCTCCGGGGCGTGGAGCCGAACCCAGGCATG CCTGGCGCTGAGCATTACCAAACGCCCGCGCTGGAGGTCTCCTCCCACCAAGCCCGCCTGGGGCCCTCGGCACACAGCAGTCGGAAACCGTTCCTGGCAGGTCCCGCTGCCACTCCCCACTTGTCCCTGCCACCTGGCCCCCCCTCACCTCCTCTACCCCCCTGTCCCCGCCTCCTAcgccccccaccaccccctgccTGGCTGAAGGGCCCGGCCTGCCGGGCAGCCCGCGAGGATGGAGAGATCTTAGAGGAGCTCTTCTTCGGGGCTGAGGGACGCCCCCGCCCTCCACCACTACCCCTCCCTCACCGTGAGGGTTTCTTGGGGCCTCCTGCCCCCCGCTTTTCTGTGGGCACTCAGGATTCGCACACCCCTCCTACTCCCCCaaccaccagcagcagcagcaacaatggCAGCCACAGCAGTAGCCCTACTGGGCCTGTGtccttccccccacctccctaTCTAGCCAGAAGTATGGACCCCCATCCCCGGCCCCCCAGCCCAACACTGAGCCCCCAGGACCCACCTCTTGCACCCCTGACTCttgccctgcctccagcccctccctcctcctgccaccaAAATACCTCAGGAAGCTTCAGGCGCCCGGAGAGCCCTCGGCCCAGGGTCTCCTTCCCAAAGACCCCCGAGGTGGGGCCAGGGCCATCCCCAGGCCCCCTGAATAAAGCCCCCCAGCCTGTGCCGCCCAGGGTTGGGGAGCTGCCTGCCCGAGGCCCGCGACTCTTTGATTTTCCCTCTACCCCACTGGAGGATCAGTTTGAGGAGCCAGCTGAATTCAAGATCCTACCTGATGGGCTGGCCAACATCATGAAGATGCTGGACGAATCCATTcgaaaggaggaggagcagcaacAACAGGAGGCAGGCGTGGTCCCTCCGCCCCCGCTGAAGGAGCCCTTTGCATCCCTGCAGCCTCCATTCCCCACTGACACAGCCACAACCACCACTGCTgccaccgtcaccaccaccacggccacccaggaagaggagaagaagccACCACCAGCCCTACCGCCACCGCCGCCTCTAGCCAAGTTCCCTCCGCCAccccagccacagccacagccaccaccacccccactaCCCCCACCAGCCAGCCCGGCCAGCCTGCTCAAATCCTTGGCCTCCGTGCTGGAGGGACAAAAGTACTGTTACCGGGGGACTGGAGCAGCTGTTTCCACCCGGCCTGGGCCCTTGCCTGCCACACAGTATTCCCCTGGTCCCCCATCAGGTGCTACCGCCCCACCGCCCACCTCAGCGGCCCCTAGCGCCCAGGGCTCCCCACAGCCCTCCGCTTCCTCGTCATCTCAGTTTTCTACCTCAGGCGGGCCCTGGGCCCGGGAGCGCAGGGCAGGCGAAGAGCCAGTCCCGGGCCCCATGacccccaccccgccacccccacccctgcctctgccccctgctCGCTCTGAGTCTGAGGTGCTAGAAGAGATCAGTCGGGCTTGTGAGACCCTTGTGGAACGAGTAGGCAGGAGTGCCACAGACCCGGTGGACACGGCAGACCCAGTGGACAGTGGGACTGAGCGACTGCCGCCCCCCACCAAGGAGGAGAGTGGTGGGGTAGTGGCAGCAGCAGGACAAGGCAGCAGCAAGCGGAGACAGAAGGAGCATCAGAAGGAACACCGGCGGCACAGGCGGGCCTGTAAGGACAGTGTGGGTCGGCGGCCCCGTGAGGGCAGGGCAAAGGCCAAGGCCAAGGCCCCCAAAGAAAAGAGCCGCCGGGTGCTGGGGAACCTGGACCTGCAGAGCGAGGAGATCCAGGGTCGTGAGAAGGCCCGGCCTGATCTTGGCGGGGCCTCCAAGGCCAAGCCACCcacagctccagcccctccaccAGCTCCTGCAACCTCTGGCCAGCCCACACCCCCGTCAGCCCCTGTCCCTGGGAAGAAGGCTCGGGAGGAAGCTCCAGGGCCACCAGGTGTCAGCCGGGCTGACATGCTGAAGCTGCGCTCACTTAGTGAAGGACCTCCAAAGGAGCTGAAGATCCGGCTTATCAAAGTAGAGAGTGGTGACAAGGAGACCTTTATCGCCTCTGAGGTGGAAGAACGGAGGCTGCGCATGGCAGACCTCACCATCAGCCACTGCGCTGCTGACGTCGTTCGTGCCAGCAA GAATGCCAAGGTGAAAGGGAAGTTCCGGGAGTCCTACCTTTCCCCCGCCCAGTCTGTGAAACCGAAGATCAACACTGAGGAGAAGCTGCCCCGGGAAAAACTCAACCCACCCACACCCAGCATCTAT CTGGAGAGCAAACGGGACGCTTTCTCGCCGGTGCTGCTGCAGTTCTGTACAGACCCTCGAAATCCCATCACCGTGATCCGTGGCCTGGCAGGCTCCCTGCGGCTCA ACTTGGGCCTCTTCTCCACCAAGACGCTGGTGGAGGCAAGTGGTGAGCATACGGTAGAGGTGCGCACCCAGGTGCAGCAGCCCTCAGATGAAAACTGGGATTTGACTGGTACGCGACAGATCTGGCCCTGCGAGAGCTCCCGTTCCCACACCACCATTGCCAAGTACGCGCAGTACCAGGCCTCATCCTTCCAGGAGTCCCTGCAG gaggagaaggagagtgaGGATGAGGAGTCCGAGGAGCCGGACAGCACCACAGGAACCCCTCCTAG cagcagcagcacaccAGACCCGAAGAACCATCACATCATCAAGTTTGGCACCAATATCGACTTGTCTGACGCCAAACG GTGGAAGCCCCAACTGCAGGAGCTGCTGAAGCTGCCCGCCTTCATGCGGGTAACATCCACGGGCAACATGCTGAGCCACGTCGGCCACACCATCCTGGGCATGAACACGGTGCAGCTGTATATGAAGGTCCCAGGCAGCCGAACGCCAG GCCACCAAGAGAACaacaacttctgctctgtcaACATCAACATCGGCCCAGGTGACTGTGAGTGGTTCGCGGTGCACGAGCACTACTGGGAGACCATCAGCGCCTTCTGCGACCG GCACGGCGTAGACTACCTGACGGGTTCCTGGTGGCCAATCCTGGATGACCTCTATGCTTCCAATATCCCTGTGTACCGCTTCGTACAGCGCCCCGGAGACCTCGTGTGGATTAACGCAGGGACCGTGCACTGGGTGCAGGCCACCGGCTGGTGCAACAACATCGCCTGGAACGTGGGGCCCCTCACCG CCTATCAGTACCAGCTGGCCCTGGAACGATACGAGTGGAACGAGGTGAAGAACGTCAAGTCCATTGTGCCCATGATTCATGTGTCCTGGAACGTGGCTCGCACGGTCAAAATCAGCGACCCCGACTTGTTCAAGATGATCAA GTTCTGCCTCCTGCAGTCCATGAAGCACTGCCAGGTGCAGCGGGAGAGCCTGGTGCGGGCGGGGAAGAAGATCGCCTACCAGGGCCGGGTCAAGGACGAGCCCGCCTACTACTGCAACGAGTGCGAC GTGGAGGTGTTCAACATCCTGTTCGTGACGAGTGAGAACGGCAGCCGCAACACGTACTTGGTGCACTGCGAGGCGTGCGCGCGGCGCCGCAGCGCGGGCCTGCAGGGCGTGGTGGTGCTGGAGCAGTACCGCACTGAGGAGCTGGCGCAGGCCTACGACGCCTTCACGCTGGTGAGCGCGGCCGGCCGGCAGGCGGGCGCGCACCGGAGTGGGGGCGCGGGGCGCAGGGCGCAGGGCGCAGGGCTCGGGCGTGGGGTGGGCCGCCCCGCGCCTGCCGCTGAGCCGCCGCCCGCTCTCTCCCCGCAGGCCCCCGCCAGCACGTCGCGATGA